The Meriones unguiculatus strain TT.TT164.6M chromosome 3, Bangor_MerUng_6.1, whole genome shotgun sequence genomic sequence ATGAGCAAATGACAAGACAGAGCCATATTTACTGATTCAGAAAGTGTATGAAAATATACTAAGGTGGGGGAAGGAAGCCAGTTAAAGGATATATTAGAGGCTTGGAAATAGTTCAtctggtagagtatttgcctaatAGGCACAGAGTCCTGTGTTCAATCTGCAGCACCCCACAAACTGGGTGAGGTACAGGCCCATAATGCCAGCACTTCAGAGTAGAGGCAAGAGGGTCAGAAGAAGTTCAAGAGCATCTTCAGCTACGCAGGGAGTCTAAGCTGATATGTGATTCTGCCTCTGTTATAATcccagtaataaaaaatgcatcaGCAGACATGTATTCAAGGGAGTATGATGTGTTCATTTTGGCATGGGAAAGACAAGCACGGGGATTCTGGTTTACATGTTCCTAAAATATTAGGAGTATTTTGGCTGGGAGGAGGCGCTGTCACTGGCCTGTGGCTCTGTTCCCCGTCAGTGGCTCTCATCTGAGTCACTGTTTAACATCTCAGCGCATCCTCATGGGAAGCCTGAGGTGCCTGTCTGACAGGTGAGACTGAGCGTGGAGTAGCTCAGTGTTTTTTTACATCTGTCAGGGCACAGCTGGGCCAGCCTCAGTCTTGCTACATTTTCatcctttgtttgagacagtcttgtagcctgggctggttttgaactcagcaTGTAGTttagactagccttgaactcctgatcctcctgctcccaGTTCCCAAATGGTGGGGTCACAGGCACGTGCTATCACACCCTTACCACAAACTCTTAACCTTCTAGACTCCAAACTGCTCAGCAGGGGCTGCTGGGCATTCTCCATGTGTCTCTTGTCTTGTGCTTCAGCAGACCTTAAACCCCAAAGtgtgcagcccccccccccggcccaAACCAGCTGCAGGATAACGCTGTGACTATCCATCGTCAAACCTTGTTTATTAAGATATGCATGAGTGTTTGGCTTGCAGGAGTgagtgtctgtgtaccacatacgTGCAGCATCTATGGAGgccaagaagacatcagaaatagAGTTTCAGacggttgtgagcctccatgcaggtgctgggaattaaattcaactcatcagccagtgctcttagcccctgcaccagctctccagcccctcaatgcACCAGTTTCTATGTGTTCCCAGGACCCAGCTCATCTGAGTCCTGGTAACATGCACGTGTATTCTTGGCGTTACTCTTCTCTTGCATAGAGAGAGAAACCAAGGCCTGGGGAGGCCCAGCCACCTCTGCATCTCACACGCACCAAGGGGCAAGGGGCAAGCTCAGGCTCGGAATCTGTTCTTTCACTCAGATTCAATTCCTTCTCcagattcatcccaggcatgggaCAGGCCCTGCAGAATGAGGGTGTGCCTTGGACCCAATTCACTGTGCCCCAGTTTCTTGACCTCTGGAATGGAGACAAACTCCCCAGGAGGACTCCTTACAGGGTGGGTGAGATAGTGAAGGGGAAGCTGGAATAGACCGAGTCTCTCCTGGCACTCCCTGTTTGTCTCCATCATTCCtgcacacagtaggcactcaGAGGTGCTGACGGTGTCTTTAGTTGGCACTAGTCCTGACCCAGCACTTGTAGCATCAAAGTGTCGTGAAGAGTTAGGCAAGGGTGGATTAAGGAACTCCTTCGGATCACTGGATAATCAGCTAAACCACTTAAGCTGCCTGGGAAAAGGCTGAGATCAGGCTGCGCATTAATTTATTCAGCAATGACTGTGAGCTGGAAGGGTGTCAGCCATGATGGCAGTGCTGTTAGTGAGGATCTCCCATGCACCATAGACCCTGGGAGGAACATTTGATTGCCTTTCTGTTGTTCTTCAGTAAGGAAGGTGATACTTGGGACCAAGGGGTGCCGGGTGAGTTGTGAGGAGACGTCTGTTAGGACCCTGGTGTTTGTGGGGGGACACTGTGCCACTCAAAGTCCCCTTCCATGGCATTGTTGCCCTAACAGGGAAGTGGCAGCCTTTCCCTGAAGGCCCTGGAGAGGCCTGCCATACCCCGCAAGAGCCATGCCAATTCCAGGGCAGCCCACATTCCAAGCCGGATGAGGACCAGAGCATAGAGGAGCGAACTGGTCTAACCTGGGTCAACTCTGAAGGGCCCTTCTAGCTTCAGAGCTCTGCAGGGGACTGGCTGACTCTTGGCCGCCTGCTCATTGTGTGACTCCTGCTCCTTTgggcttccctcccctcccttgtGCAGCACAGATTCCCAAGACAATAATCTCTTGCAAACAGAACACTGTCTCGGAGTCTGCTTCCTGGGGAGCCCAGCTTCCAACAGTCTGATTCTTGTACTGTACGGACCCTTTGCTAGGTGACTAAAGCAGCCTCCTTAATGGCTATAGGATAAAGATGTCACCCAAAGTCAAGATTCAAGGAGAAGAGCATTAAGCACAGACTCCACTGTTCTAAACACTTCATCTACTTCAGCTTTTCATGTGGgtgtgtatttgtttgtatgtatctGACAAAAGAGGGTGGTAGAGCCTTAGAGCTGGAATTAGGTAGTTGGGAGCCTCATggtataggtgctgggaactctggtcctctgaaggaGAAGCAttcttaatcattgagccatctttctaatccttctttgttttgtgagatggggtctcatgtaTTCAAGGCTGGCCCTAACCTcaatatgtagccaaggatgaccttgaactcctgatctccctgtctctacctcccaagtgctgagactacaggcacATACCCCCTTTGAAGCTTTCACTAGCCAAGCAGCAGCTCTATAGTGGTCATGCTGTTAATTGGGACCCCATATTTACTCAGAGGTTTTTACCCCATATTTACAGAGAGGTTCTAACTGTAGAAAAACACAAGGCCATGGTcataaaagataaagaaaaataaagaatgttgGCATGGggaaataggaggaggaggaagaagagcaagagaaggaggaggaggaagaaaaagaagcatgaTTTGTCTGTGCCATGACTGAGTTCCTAGCTTTAGGAAAACTAAATTTAAAGACCTGGGCAGTTGCTACCCAGGCAGGAGAGTGAGATCATCAGATGAAGGGCCAGCAGGCTGTGTTAGGAGGCAGACTCTCAGGAAGAGGTGACAGACACCACAGGAAGCTGTGTTCTTACAGAAAGATGAAGACTCAAAGGGTGGAGGGACTTTATTTGCAGTCAGGCAGCTCCTGAACTGTTCTAGAACTGATTATATGGAGACACAGACTCCAAGCCCATTGCTCTTTCTCCTTCAGCTCGCAGGGCCAGGACCTGGTGAGCTGTTCTGGTCTTATCttctctgtccatctgtctgctGATCAGTTTGTCAGTAGTTCCTCTTTGGAGGCTGGCTGGCGTTTTTTGGCTGCCCTTGTTTTGgtcctgggaattaaacccaggaccCTGTAGGTGCTCTACCCTAAAACTCTATCTaacacttccctctttccttttgagacaggaatcTTAAAAGGTTAGTCCAGAACTCACTGTAGCTGATACTGACCTCGAACCCAGCACCctcagtgctggattacaggGGTGAGGTGCCATGTATGGCTTGGTGTGGTGTCTTTGTATTCCCTTCTACTTGGGAGGCATTGAGAGTTGGCCAACTGCTCATTAACTCATTCTGAACTAGTCCCTCACTTGCAGGGAGGATTATTGCCTTGTAAAGTAGCAGGTAAGGATTTTTAGCCTCTTTTTACTAGTGGAAAAACTGAGGCCCGAAGAAAAGGCAATCAAGGTAGTGTCCAGCCCAGGCCAAACCTCCCTGTCCCAATTGAATTCCTTGGTTTCTGTCTCTGGTCTGGGGTCCTAGGCAATCCTGACTATGAGCTTAATGGTTGGCTATTGacaactctatttttttttccttccatatgTCCCAGAAGGCCCTGGGATCTAAGAGTAGAACTTAATTCATTTAACAAACACCGCCCGTCACCCACTCTTTGCCCTTGTTACAGGCTTTAGAGCTGGTGCCCACATAGCATACCCTGGGATAACTCACAGCTGCTGAAGTCATCTGCATGAGAACACGGCACTAGGGCAAAGGCCAAGCACTTGGAGACAGTGGGGCTCAGTGGCACTGCTCTGCAGTCTCTGGAATTTGCTGTCACCTAGAGAATGCACCCTGCCTGGCCCTAGCACTCTGGGATGCAGGCCTCTTCCTCCTGGCCTACAGCCTCACTTCTAGCCTTCCTCGCACACAGTTAGGAGATCTTTTCAGAGCGAATGGCAGAGGGTGTGCTGGAGATCTGGACTTGAAGGCCACATCTTGCCAGGCTTGGGCTAGCACCACACCCCTCACCTGTGGAATGAGGACTGAGCTGGCCACCTAAAGTTGTCGGGAAACCATTAGCTCTTCCCCTGTCTGTTCTAGATACGCCTTGCCTTTATCATAGATCCCACAGACTGGTATTCGGCCCTCCCTCTGAATCAAGGTCTTGTCCTGTTCCTTAAAACATTTGTTGCTCCATATTGTTCATCGCATCAAATGTCACCTCCTCCCTGAAGCTGACATGACCTCCGCCCCAACCAGCTGAACCTATTCCACCTGTTTTCTGGACAACTCTCTTTCATGTTCCAATGGGCTATGATTCCTCATGCATCAATTTGCAGCATAACCATCTCTACAATCTGCTGAGTCTGACCATGTGCTATAGTAATCTCATGAAGTATGTGTGAGGCTCTGGTTTCAATCcctgctaacacacacacataaaggtaTGGCAATTAACATCAAGACCACCTCCCTCCAAGAAACCCGGAAGGGGCAGTATCATGGACAAATGACACTGTCTCTGTCCAAAGCAAGGGCTGCCTGGATCTTCAGGTACCATCCAGTTTCCGGAGTCCTGGTAGCTGGAAAATCCAATGGGCTAAGCTGGCAACTGGCCTGTCAACAGCCTGGGACTCCTAGGTTATGACACAATTGCACAACTctcaagacattaaaaaaaaaaactattaagttTTCTGTCCTTTGTGCTGCTGGAATTCGGTGACCTCCATCCCGCTTTGGGCCACTCACAGCCTCAGGTGTTTTTCCAAGTTATAGGTAATTGACAGTGGGatgaaaaggaaatggaaactcaAAACTAAAGCAACccagttttattttggttttagaGGACACTGAGAGCATCGTTTCACTCTGCAGCACTTAGGTGTAAAaccttcccttccccccccccgccccccgcaggCCAGAGGCCCAGGGAAGATAGAGAATCAGGGAGATGGCTCTGGAGACCCGGTTAGTGGGCTGCACAAGAAGGAAGGTCAGGCAGAGGCCTGCAATGGCTCAGATTGGGAGGAGGGGGCGGGAAGGAGAGCACAGAATTCAAGAACGTGGAATCCGAAGGCTGGTTCAGTCCCCTCCATTTGACCGCTGAGGCTTGGGTAAGAGAAGCAAGACGCAGCTGTCACACAGCAGGAGGCGGGCCTGCAGGCAAGGCAGGCAACCACGGCGGGCCGGAGTCGTCTCGGCGCGTAACCCCGGCGCCTCCACCCTCACGGAGGATGTGTGCGGGCCGGGCCGCCGGACGCAGAGTTTAGCGACCCTAGGCGGCCGCTCTCAGCAGCTCACCGAGCCGGCGGGCGGCGCGGACCCCAGGTCCGAGAAGCAGTCGAACTCGCTCTGGCCCAGGAAGAGCTCGGGCAGCTCGCGCACGCGGTGCAGCCCAAGCTCGAGCTCCAGCGACGTCAGCGCTTCCTCGTCGATGAGCTCCGCGTCCATGCAGCCCAGGgcggggggcggcggcggcgctgACGCTGCTCCGGGCGCCGGCTGCAGAGGTGAAGGGCCTCCGGCGGCTCCCGGGGGCGCCGGGATGCGGCCCGGGGACGGCGTGGCTGCAGGCTGCAGGTGCGCGCTGCCGGCGCTCGGCGGCTGCGCGACGGGGAAGGGCTGGAAGGAGACCGGAGACCCGAAGGAGCCGTAGGCCAGGGACCCGGGTGGCGGCGGCGGTCCCAGAGGAGCCCCCCGCGGCCGCAGACCACTGTCCATGCCCTGGCCTGCGTACGGCTGCACAGTCCGGGGCGCGTGCGGGCCGTGGGCGTGCGGCGGCACCTGCAGCAGGCAGTAGCTCTCGGCGAGCATCAGGTGGTCGGCCATGGCAGCGGGCGGATTGTCAGCGAGCGCCCGGGGTCCCGGCCAGCAGCTCCTCTTGGGTGGGAGACCCGAGCACCTTGGCGTCCCTGTAATTCAGCCAGGCAAAGGAAGACCCAATCGGATTCGTCCACCGCTTCCCCCGGGGTCTCCCGGATCTCCTCTCTCCTGAGCTGCCCCACGGGCTGTAGGGACTGGCCGCGAGAGAAGCAATCGCCGCTAGTGCGGAGGGTTCGCAGACTTTCGTGCAAGTCTCGGAACCCGGCGATTTCTTATGGCAGGAGGCGGGATCGCCACGCCCCCTGTCTGTCATTGGCTGGGCTAATCCCTCCTGGCCGTGTCTTGGGCCCTTCCAACGATGCCTAGGCCACGCCCCTTACCAGAGCTCCGCCCCTTACCAGAGCTCCGCCCCTTGGGCCTCCAGCGGGGGTCCCAGGTTGCAAATGCTTTTTGGTGGCGCTGAGTGGTTGACATTACTCTGGGGCTCAGTGAAGAAGGCCTTCGGGTTCTGGTTAGCGGGGGATGTGGGAGTAGCTTGAATTTGCAAGAAGATGAAGTGGGAGGGCCAATTCCTGGAGCTTCTGGAGCTTGGGGTCCACTCAACTTCTTAATTTTTCAGATCGAGCCTCAGAGGCAGAAGAGATTTCCTGGAAACACACAAGCCTTTTAAGATTCAAACCCAAGACTTTGTATTTCACTTCAGTGAAGCAGGGTCGTTTGGAGAGGTTGGCTCTCTGTCCCCACAATCCCCAGGGAGCCTGTTGCTTCTTCTCTGGCTCTCACTGTGCTCTGTCTGTTGAAGCATGTCCCgagttgttattaaaataatttatgggCATGTCTCCTGAAGGACTTGTTCGTCTTCTTGCCCTCAGCACTTGGCCCGCAGCCTGGCCCAGAGCTGGCTTTCAGTTAAAGTGGAATGAATGAGCGAATGATGGCGTGAATTGCAGCTCATTCACCAAGCTGCGGCTTCTTCCTCGGTAGAATGCTGGCAAGACCACACGCGCTTATGGTGAGGGTTAGCTGAGGCTGTGTGTAAGGAGCCCTCCACAGTGCCTGGCATATACATATGCAAATGTTCCTTAACTGAGTTAAGggttggatatagggttggttcTAATGACCTTCCAGTGGAGGATTTTCACACCTTCTTTGGATCACAGTAATCCTAACCTGGATTTTTAGAGGGCTTTACATTCTACAAACAtctttctgggggggggggttgggtaTAAATTTTTAGCCCTGTTTTGCAGGTAAGGAGACACAGGCACCCAAAGAAAAAGTGACCGCAGGGGTCCTCTGTAAAAAAATTAGTCTTACGCACTGAGCCACAGGGAGGCCAGGAGACCTTGAACCTTGACTTACACGTGTTGGTTTTTGCCtcttctgcctcccctccccGGCAGCAGCCTCTGGACTTCCTGGAACCCTGGTTTATCTATCCGGTGTTGAGGGGAAACGTTTAGCAGGGAAGCTCAGGGGAGCCTGAGTTCTAATCAGACCTCTGCCACCCGGAGGCGTGTGACCCTTGGCTGTTGGGTGGGGGTGGCGTCATCACTTGATTCCGTGGGGTTCCCTCTGTGAAAGAAAGTTGGTGGTCCCTGCCTGGGTGCCCAAGAGCATGGGGGGGTCACAAATCTTCCCCCCTTTCCCAGCCTGGAGTAATAAAGGCCTTGGGCTATCTCTCGTCAGATAAGGCTCCACACAGAAATTCCTAAACCTGACTAGACCTCCCCCTCATCTGGGGGTGTGCATGGCTGGAGGGAACCCTAACCTTCTGAGCCAGACACTGAGAGTTTGCTTGTTATTTTAGACAGGGccttgctgggtaacccaggctggccttgcagtTGCTCTTCTTGCTCGGCTGCCTCTCTAGTGCTTGGACTGTGGGTGGTTTTGAATCCCAAGACTGTGTTGAAAAAAATCGTCCCTACATAGCCGAGCTAAGGAATCCGTCATTTGGTAGTGGTTGCATCACGAGACAGTTTCCCTTTTAGAAAACGTGTATGTGAATAATGCTTTAAAAAGTTCTTTAATccggggctggagaaatggctcagcacttcAGAGAGCTTGCTGTTCCTCCAGATGACCTGAATTCCGTTCCCACTGCCTACAccgggcagctcacaaccacccttaATTCCAGCCCCAGGTGATCCAACGCCCTCTTTTTGCTTTTGTGGGTACCTATgtacatgtcacacacacacacacacacacacaatgaaaataagttttttttaaagttcattaaTTTGTTAAACAAATATGAAATGTCCACACTACACGAGACATTAATCAACTTCCGACTTTCAAACTTTCAAGGTTGTGAGATTTTCTGAGAGTGTCATGAATTTGCAGACGCTGTGGCCACAATATAACTGTACATGCATTTGGTGCGTTAAGTGTTGGAGTCTGGGTTAACAGCTCATTAGGGGAACTGTGGAGGTGGCTGCACAGGTCGAGTACTGGCTATGCAAACTTGGGGGTCTgggtttggattcccagcacccacataaaaaggtgAGATGGAGTCATGTGTGTGTAATCATGGTGCAGAGGAGGTGGATGGAAGAGGACCTTAGGGTTTGCTGCCCAGCTGGACTAGGCTAATCTGCAAACTTCTAATCCaggcagagaccctgtctcaaaaagaaaggtggagtccagtgagatggctcagcaagcaaAGGTGCCTGCGACCAAGCCTGACAGCTTGAGTTTAATCCCCGGGACTCATGAGAGAAGGCAGCATCAACTTCCAAAAGTTGCTTTTTGACCTTCACATGCATCCCATGGAACAtatgcacgcacacgcacaaataaataaatatatgtaaaaatggAGGGAGACATCAGACTTCACCCTCTGGCTTCTGAATGCATTGTATGCACACACttaaacatatgcacacatatgtaacacacaggcacacagacccATTAAATACTTGGATATGTAagataaacaacaaaataaagcgAGACCTTGCATGCTGGAAAGTGAGGGTAGGATGGGAATATCAGGAAGTGTAAGGGGCCAACAGGCAGACATGAGAGGAGGATGCAGGTTGCAGATTCGCTGGGGGACTCAGCAGGAGGGAGACTAAGCCTCAGTGGGACTGAGTGGTtggggcagaggcaagaagaagaGTCAGGAACGAGGGTGCAAGGCTGTAATCTCGTCAaatggaagctgaggcaggaggactggtgAGTGTTCAAGGTCACCATGGGCTatagtgtgagaccctgtctcaacaaaacgaaagaagaggaaatgaagaaaaggaaagaggaaaggctgTCAGCCATGTGGGGTCTGCGGAAGGAGCTAACAACCATCATGATGTCGTTTTCAGCAAGTTACAGATTTTagagcattgtgtgtgtgtgtgtgtgtgtgtgtgtgtgtgtgtgtgaaggccagaagtaGACATTCAGTGTCTTCCTCAAGTTCCTCAATTGCTTTCCTCCTtgctttgtattttgagacagggcctctccctGAACCTAGAGCTCTCTGACtgtgctaggctggctggccagcaagccccacagagcctcctgtctctgcctcctcagctctgggattacaggtttatACCGTCACACTTAGCATTCTTTGCGGGTGTTGAGGATCTGAGCTCTCAGGATATCATACCTGCTTGTATGTTTGCAGGCATGGTGCCCTTGGAAGTCAATTGAGAGCTTCCGATCCCCTGGATTTGGATGGAGTTAATGGTAGTTACGAGCCACTatctgggtgctgagaattgaacctaggtccttcacaagaacagtaagtgcttttaaccactgcgCCTTCTCTTCCCAGCTAcacctttaaaattttatattaaaaatgctTAAGCCTATGTAAATATTGCAAAATGGAATAAACTCCCAAATCTGAAGCATTTCTGCTCCTAAGCACATTAGAGACTCAACCTGTGCCACCATTACATTTCACAGAGGAGTAAAGTGAAGCGACGACTCAACCTCATTCAGCTGCTGATGGAGGAGGGAATGTGGCACCCCTATCCAGAGCCTTTGGCCTCCCAGGGTCCAcgctctttctctttgttgccaGCATGCCTGAAGTTCCAGGCCCACAGTTCTGATGGCTTGCTCTGCCTGGAATGCTGTCTCCTCCTCTACGTCAGCTTGGCTAATACCCTAGCCCACCCCGTCTTTACTCAGATGTCCCCTTTCTCTTATCCTGACAGCCCTAGTTAATCGCAGTGGTTCTCTGACATGTCCACAAGTTCTTTAGCATTCCTGTCTTCACTTCCCCCTCTCTGAATACGGAAGAGACGGCAGGACTCGCTCCTCACGAGTGGGACAGAGTGAGTGATGAAGATGCTTCTAAGGCTAGGGCATGAAAGATGCTGTGAtgtgctctcctcctcctctccccatctccctctccccccaccccccaccttcttgagatggggtctcatggagtagcccaggctggtctcaaacttgctgtgtagctgagggtggCCTTCAAATCCTAATCCTCCTGCCATCGCCTCCCAAGTATAGGAACTACAGGTGTGTGTGCTGCTGCATCTGGCTTTGGCTTTTTTCCTGGAAACAATCACGTGCTCTGGGGGAAGTGAGCTGACGTGATGTGGAAACACTCAAGCAGCCAAGGAAAGGCCCACAGGACAAAGAACCATGGCTTCCTGCCAACAGCCATCCTGGCATAACAGCCTCCCACCAGCCTTTGCGTTTGTCAACCATCTTCAATAGGAACCCGCAGCTCCAATCAAGCTTTTAAATGTCTGATTCAAGCGATTTCTGGATTCCTGATTCTCCCCCCTTCCCGGCAATGTAGGTATCAAAATGTGCATGTTTGGAATTGCTCAGTGTTGGAGTAATGTGTTAAATGGCAAGAGAACCATTATGTGATGAGGGCACCCTGTCTCTGCTCTGTTTCTGGGATGGGACTCACCTtgctctgctttttatttttttaagcatttATATCTGAACGCGCTACACAGTTCACGTATTTATTGTTTAATTGCTTATCTGCAAAGCCTTTATGTGAGTGCCAGCTCCGTGAGGGCAGGGGATTAACCGTTTCACTTAGGCACCTGAAACCGCCTGGAAATACTATCAATTTAAGACAATCTTACTCCCCCAAAAATCTGCAAAAAAAATAACCCGTGTGTCTTCAAAATGAGTAAAATATGATTGCAAGTCTCTGAGTATTCAAATGTAGAACAAGAAAAATCAAACTGGCTTGGTGGCTCGCACTtgatcaggaggctgaggcattaggaccaggagttcaagagtTAGCCCAACCTGGGCTATCTGGTGAGAcgctgcattaaaaaaaataaaataaaataaaaaattccaggGCAGCACTGTGCTCAGGTAAAAATGAGACACACTCCTGGACAATGAGGAATAACCCGAGAAGCCTCAGTGAGGCACCCTGGAAGTGGATGGAGTTGTCAAGAAGTAATAAATCTACGGAGGCTCAGCACAGCTCTATGGCTGCCGAAGGCTGGGAGATGGGAGAACGGGGAATGAGGTTTTCTTTTGGCAGGGTGAGACGCTTTGCTCGTTAGATATGGATTCTGGATGCAGAACAGGGTCAATGTGCTAAACACCATGGAATTTTTCCCTCTAAAATCGTTCATTTCAATGTTATGCAACTTCCATCTTAATTGGGAAACAGAACATACCACCCACCACCAACCAAAGCCTGCACAGCTTCAGCCAGCACTATCTTCTTTTGCGTTTCCTCTTTTTCAGCTGGAGAGGGAGATGAGCTGCCTAGAGGAGTGGCAGCTATTTTTCAAACCCGAGGAcaggagatgatgatgatgatgatgatggaacaacaataataatagctaATGCTAAAGGAGCACTTGTTGTGTACCAAATACTGTATGGAGCTCTTTCCAGGAACCAACTTATTTAAT encodes the following:
- the Cited4 gene encoding cbp/p300-interacting transactivator 4, with translation MADHLMLAESYCLLQVPPHAHGPHAPRTVQPYAGQGMDSGLRPRGAPLGPPPPPGSLAYGSFGSPVSFQPFPVAQPPSAGSAHLQPAATPSPGRIPAPPGAAGGPSPLQPAPGAASAPPPPPALGCMDAELIDEEALTSLELELGLHRVRELPELFLGQSEFDCFSDLGSAPPAGSVSC